AACCAGTCATGGAGTCCGAACAGAACGATAAAGCAGAGGTAACTCCGGCCGAGCGCTGGATTGCGATCAGCATTTCCATATTGTTCGTATCGTTCTTCTTGATCCTGATGGGATTGATCTCTCCGTTTCGAATTGTTTTTCTGCTGTGTGTGGGCTGGACTTCATTCATTCTGCGAACGTTGTCCCGGCTGACGATTTCACCGTCTCTGACACTCATGTTTCTGTCATCCCTGCTGCTGTTTGCCGTTGGCTTTCATTTCTATTGTCGCCGCATCAAAGGCAAGGTGACTGCTGAGTCGGCTGGAGTCACGTCGTGGCAGAAACGCTGGAGCTTCTCGCTGGTGACGATGTTTCTGCTGCTGGCCGTCAGTGGCATTTGTGTGATCAGCGTCACGCATCAGCTGTTCTGGATGGCAACAACACAAGACAGGATCTTTATAAGGTTACACATGGGAGGCGCAGGCGAAGCCGCCAGGCGGAGTACGTCCAAAAATAATCTCAAGCAGATCGGTCTGGCGATGCATAATTACCACGAATCTGCTCGCCGGTTTCCTATGGGTGGCACCTTCGATAAGACAGGGCAGCCGCAACACAGCTGGATCACACAGCTGTTACCTTATCTGGATCATAAATCTCTGTATGATCAGATTGACTTTAATCAGAGTTGGACGGCCGCCGATAACAGAGAGCCGTTTGAAACCAATTTCATCCTGCTGCAAAGCCCGGGGATGCCTTATGATTTTACCGAAGAAGAGGGGGATGCGGCAGGATACAAACCCGCGCACTATGCTGCCAACAGCC
The sequence above is a segment of the Gimesia algae genome. Coding sequences within it:
- a CDS encoding DUF1559 domain-containing protein — protein: MESEQNDKAEVTPAERWIAISISILFVSFFLILMGLISPFRIVFLLCVGWTSFILRTLSRLTISPSLTLMFLSSLLLFAVGFHFYCRRIKGKVTAESAGVTSWQKRWSFSLVTMFLLLAVSGICVISVTHQLFWMATTQDRIFIRLHMGGAGEAARRSTSKNNLKQIGLAMHNYHESARRFPMGGTFDKTGQPQHSWITQLLPYLDHKSLYDQIDFNQSWTAADNREPFETNFILLQSPGMPYDFTEEEGDAAGYKPAHYAANSRVLSANSGMDLRKIKDGSSNTILAGEVRSGIKAWGDPTNFRDPTEGINRSPRGFGSKFKGGTHVLLSDGMVRFVSEDIDPSVLKALSTPNGGEPVGEF